A genome region from Bdellovibrionales bacterium includes the following:
- a CDS encoding transglycosylase SLT domain-containing protein, translated as MGNGFKSVILIVTLMSLANEAFATLKSPALRRPAEVVASEEDYRGQNDYMEQNSLVGFSEEEEEKINPALVKNRRRLEIRRVAPPPPVQTIPRVSAVVPQPSTPPTPAPRPSVITPQSSEAVNARTTPQIQSPSVPTPQTPRVDRPAPARTAMQIIDCPSCRFNQCNDTGRFLNHPWGGFTPTQRIQKTIQNVQHINRLHNINIDVRLMVCLARKESTFNPTAYSCHPDSSAAGMFQVQRSTAGDVFRKNPSRLPGFAGLSGVQIHAKMAQSTLAQTEASMLTILEKASMVGKRQVIENGNGNIGDYSVVMRAYYGLFQPGQSNYESSLQYRSRFAHCYRCVAARMDRNGNFSESLESCFRFR; from the coding sequence ATGGGGAATGGGTTTAAATCTGTGATTTTAATAGTGACATTGATGTCACTTGCGAACGAAGCCTTCGCCACACTCAAGTCGCCCGCACTTCGCCGTCCCGCTGAGGTCGTTGCTTCGGAAGAGGATTATCGCGGACAGAACGACTACATGGAGCAAAATTCTCTGGTTGGTTTCTCTGAAGAAGAGGAAGAAAAAATTAATCCTGCATTAGTGAAGAATCGTCGTCGTCTCGAAATCCGTCGAGTTGCACCACCACCACCAGTTCAAACAATTCCCCGTGTTTCAGCCGTAGTCCCTCAACCTTCAACGCCCCCCACGCCGGCCCCTCGTCCCAGCGTAATTACGCCTCAATCGTCCGAGGCGGTGAATGCGAGAACAACTCCGCAAATTCAATCTCCATCCGTACCTACGCCCCAAACTCCACGTGTCGATCGACCCGCACCCGCGCGGACCGCAATGCAAATTATCGATTGTCCTTCGTGCCGGTTTAATCAGTGTAATGATACCGGTCGCTTTTTAAATCATCCTTGGGGAGGGTTCACTCCCACTCAGCGGATTCAGAAAACCATTCAAAACGTTCAACACATCAATCGTTTACATAATATCAATATCGATGTGCGATTGATGGTGTGTCTTGCTCGAAAAGAATCCACTTTTAATCCGACCGCATACTCGTGTCATCCCGACTCATCAGCTGCTGGAATGTTCCAAGTCCAAAGAAGCACCGCAGGCGATGTATTTCGTAAAAACCCGAGTCGTCTTCCGGGATTTGCAGGATTGAGTGGCGTACAGATTCACGCCAAGATGGCGCAAAGTACATTAGCGCAGACCGAAGCCTCCATGCTTACTATTTTAGAAAAAGCCAGTATGGTCGGGAAGCGACAAGTGATCGAAAACGGCAATGGGAACATTGGAGATTATTCCGTGGTGATGCGCGCCTATTACGGGTTGTTTCAGCCGGGGCAGTCGAATTACGAGTCGTCCCTGCAGTACCGCAGTCGGTTTGCTCACTGCTACCGTTGTGTCGCAGCCCGAATGGATCGCAATGGAAACTTTAGTGAAAGTCTTGAGTCTTGTTTTAGATTTAGGTAG
- a CDS encoding AAA family ATPase has product MMKTVLGVFVLGVIFSFSITVHAQGQLPAVVPTTDAEYSNEESLSFLYPDEKKLNPTILNHRKFLEENRQEIESLENTGMVMAINPQEIENIELPKDPEVLKNLRKAAQALLMRESGNVLLVGAPGVGKSHSLNLVLAYLNEAKIPEFQRRIYMRGEASAFAARKDGHAGDTEQKVQKLIDVAKIVPITILMDEIATIQGAGSHRNSSIDVMDRLKEVLASGQLKIIGATTDYEFELYFGSRPPLVQRFVKVEIKSPDEATLVKILQKRYKEDTGREMTPEMINGILKISRVFGGASAEPRRSIKLLDYLTSSEKLDSTQFKTEAQLIEKASEYYNFNLQLFLDAEINEKYVRQAEESSNKKLLGLGESIGEFYKALRFWTSKSERDKPLSVMIFGGKGLGKTVFSSSVAEHLGYKFLKIPMMDISGPELMSRISTQLEMYPFTIFLLDEPDKSQIRTQRSLLSVLDSATVTERKTSPTGEPGPVVSVSTKNAIFIFATNSGESLSSRGMSIDEIKEAIAKEEKIDTYLLDRVNKVIRFNSPDAAALKAIVRMRWEKVAKDFLADAEARGVNADTLYDMILSRHLEKAELARPVFGFTRSQQDDTRAVDELSKMSIRNVENIIESAAEEMLTRVRTEKAGGASAVVPRCMGIFSKG; this is encoded by the coding sequence ATGATGAAAACAGTTTTGGGTGTTTTTGTATTAGGGGTTATTTTTTCTTTTTCTATAACAGTGCACGCGCAGGGGCAACTTCCAGCCGTTGTTCCGACGACAGATGCGGAGTACTCGAACGAGGAATCGCTTTCTTTTTTATATCCCGACGAAAAAAAATTAAATCCAACGATATTGAACCATCGAAAATTTCTCGAAGAGAATCGGCAAGAGATCGAAAGCCTAGAGAACACCGGCATGGTGATGGCCATCAATCCCCAAGAGATTGAAAATATCGAACTTCCCAAAGATCCCGAGGTCCTCAAAAATTTAAGAAAAGCGGCGCAGGCGCTCCTGATGCGGGAGTCCGGGAACGTCCTTCTCGTCGGCGCCCCCGGAGTGGGCAAATCCCATAGTCTGAACCTTGTATTGGCCTATCTCAACGAAGCTAAAATTCCGGAGTTCCAGCGACGAATTTATATGCGAGGTGAGGCCTCGGCCTTTGCGGCGCGAAAAGACGGGCACGCCGGTGACACCGAACAAAAAGTTCAAAAGCTCATTGATGTCGCTAAAATTGTTCCGATCACGATCCTGATGGACGAGATCGCGACGATTCAAGGTGCGGGATCTCACAGAAATAGCAGTATTGATGTGATGGATCGCCTTAAAGAAGTTCTCGCGTCGGGGCAATTAAAAATTATCGGCGCCACGACCGATTACGAATTTGAACTTTACTTTGGATCTCGTCCCCCTTTGGTTCAGCGATTTGTTAAAGTCGAGATCAAATCTCCCGACGAGGCCACTCTCGTTAAGATTTTACAAAAACGCTACAAAGAGGACACCGGTCGCGAGATGACTCCAGAAATGATTAACGGAATTCTAAAGATTAGCCGAGTTTTTGGTGGAGCTTCCGCAGAGCCGCGCCGCTCGATCAAGCTTTTGGATTATTTAACAAGTTCCGAAAAGCTCGACAGCACTCAATTTAAAACCGAAGCCCAGCTGATTGAAAAAGCCTCCGAGTATTACAATTTCAATTTACAGTTATTTCTCGATGCCGAGATCAATGAGAAATATGTACGGCAGGCCGAAGAATCCAGTAACAAAAAACTTTTAGGTCTTGGCGAAAGCATCGGCGAATTTTATAAGGCGCTTCGCTTTTGGACGAGCAAAAGCGAAAGAGACAAGCCGCTTTCGGTGATGATCTTCGGTGGGAAAGGCTTAGGGAAAACGGTGTTCTCGAGTTCCGTCGCCGAACACCTGGGGTATAAGTTTTTAAAAATTCCGATGATGGACATTTCTGGGCCTGAGCTCATGTCGCGAATTTCGACTCAGCTCGAAATGTATCCCTTCACCATATTCTTACTTGATGAACCTGATAAGTCGCAGATTCGCACGCAAAGATCACTTCTAAGTGTGCTCGACAGTGCAACGGTCACCGAGAGAAAGACTTCTCCTACGGGCGAGCCCGGCCCCGTCGTTTCTGTCAGTACCAAAAATGCGATTTTTATTTTCGCCACGAATTCGGGAGAGTCTCTTTCATCCCGAGGAATGTCTATCGACGAAATCAAAGAGGCGATTGCTAAAGAAGAGAAGATCGACACGTATCTTTTAGATCGTGTGAACAAAGTCATTCGTTTTAACTCTCCCGATGCCGCGGCATTAAAAGCGATCGTGCGGATGCGCTGGGAAAAAGTCGCTAAGGACTTCCTTGCCGACGCCGAAGCTCGCGGAGTGAATGCCGACACTCTCTACGACATGATCCTCAGCCGCCACCTCGAAAAAGCGGAATTGGCGCGACCTGTTTTTGGTTTTACTCGCTCTCAACAGGACGACACGCGAGCCGTGGACGAACTCTCTAAGATGTCGATTCGTAACGTTGAAAACATCATCGAATCGGCCGCCGAAGAGATGTTGACCCGAGTCCGTACTGAAAAGGCCGGAGGCGCCTCAGCCGTGGTTCCCCGCTGTATGGGTATCTTTTCTAAGGGATAA
- a CDS encoding alpha/beta hydrolase, which translates to MEQKLTPAGTTVYLETVDPKAPTVILIHNMWGSHKSMHRHSAYFKSRGLNTASFNLVRGSRSEDTSPFRGLQRLKFTYLLWVEQITDVLNFVLGPKYIFSFSGPSLSGLIAAHDRSDILAYICDGGPFEDVWACTLRMFEKETEIPTAPLRMAAVTLGIAQWGPFATQHLHRCLSQWSNIPLLSIRGLRDPIVYPQCIDDVFQPHSSLPLSILEIPEGVHLDGMKNFKEMYQEAIDKFLRSLSSAKT; encoded by the coding sequence GTGGAACAAAAATTAACTCCCGCAGGTACTACCGTTTATCTCGAAACGGTAGACCCCAAAGCCCCCACAGTAATTTTGATTCACAATATGTGGGGGTCTCATAAGTCGATGCATCGTCACTCCGCCTATTTTAAATCTCGAGGTTTGAACACCGCGAGCTTTAATCTGGTGCGCGGAAGTCGCAGCGAAGACACTTCCCCGTTTCGTGGTCTTCAACGTTTGAAATTCACTTATCTTCTTTGGGTCGAACAGATCACCGACGTTCTCAATTTTGTTTTAGGCCCAAAATATATTTTTAGTTTTTCGGGTCCGTCATTATCAGGATTAATTGCCGCTCACGATCGCAGCGACATTCTCGCTTACATCTGTGATGGCGGTCCGTTTGAGGACGTGTGGGCCTGCACCTTAAGGATGTTCGAGAAAGAGACGGAGATTCCCACTGCACCCCTGCGAATGGCGGCGGTCACTTTGGGAATTGCTCAGTGGGGGCCCTTCGCCACTCAGCATCTTCATCGGTGTTTATCCCAGTGGTCGAACATTCCGCTGCTTTCGATCCGTGGCTTGCGAGATCCGATCGTGTATCCCCAATGTATTGATGATGTCTTTCAACCTCATTCGTCCCTACCACTCTCGATACTTGAGATTCCCGAGGGAGTGCATCTCGACGGAATGAAAAACTTTAAAGAGATGTATCAAGAGGCTATCGACAAATTTCTACGGTCCCTGAGTTCCGCAAAAACTTGA
- a CDS encoding aspartyl/asparaginyl beta-hydroxylase domain-containing protein, whose amino-acid sequence MTLTLVGLFLIIAFVIGSMIYVFKFRGQTRFENLTEYLRKGWPLFAPLNCILYIFTQQRANSAIIDVEKFPELKAIQDNWQTIRDEAIQLYEASHFDNTSKPGSAAYYDVGFRTFYKYGWSKFYLKWYGTTHNSAQKLCPKTVDILKDIPTVNGAMFSILPVGSQLTRHLDPVACSLRYHLGLSTPNSDNCFINVDSNHYSWRDGKAFMFDETYLHYAKNNADRYRIILMCDVERPMFLLGSLINFVFKALMRTTVVPNMDGDQRGLANKIFSSLSPILQKSKNLKQTNRPAYIALKYTVNATLILIAVALTAGLLSLLSGLAQYLFS is encoded by the coding sequence ATGACTTTAACTCTTGTCGGCCTTTTTTTGATCATCGCTTTTGTGATCGGATCTATGATCTACGTCTTCAAATTTCGCGGTCAAACTCGCTTTGAAAATCTCACCGAATATTTGCGAAAGGGTTGGCCTCTCTTTGCGCCTTTGAACTGCATCCTCTATATCTTTACTCAACAGCGCGCCAATTCCGCCATTATCGATGTCGAAAAGTTTCCAGAGCTCAAAGCCATTCAAGACAACTGGCAAACGATTCGTGATGAAGCTATTCAACTCTACGAGGCCAGTCACTTTGATAACACCAGTAAGCCTGGATCGGCGGCCTACTATGACGTCGGATTCCGCACTTTTTATAAGTATGGTTGGAGCAAGTTCTACTTGAAGTGGTACGGCACGACACATAACTCCGCTCAAAAACTTTGTCCCAAGACGGTCGACATTCTTAAGGATATTCCAACGGTCAACGGCGCCATGTTTTCGATTCTTCCTGTGGGATCCCAATTGACTCGTCACTTAGATCCGGTGGCCTGCTCTCTTCGATACCATTTGGGCCTGTCGACGCCCAATTCAGACAACTGCTTTATCAATGTGGACAGCAATCACTACTCTTGGCGTGACGGTAAGGCGTTTATGTTTGATGAAACTTATCTGCACTACGCAAAAAACAATGCCGACCGCTATCGCATTATTCTGATGTGCGATGTGGAACGCCCTATGTTCCTTTTGGGAAGTTTAATTAATTTTGTATTTAAGGCCCTGATGCGGACCACGGTGGTTCCGAATATGGACGGGGATCAGCGCGGTCTTGCGAATAAGATCTTCTCCAGTTTGTCGCCGATTCTCCAAAAATCTAAAAATTTAAAACAAACGAATCGTCCGGCCTATATAGCCCTTAAGTATACCGTCAATGCGACCCTCATTTTAATAGCTGTAGCTTTGACAGCAGGTTTGCTCAGCCTTTTAAGTGGCTTAGCGCAGTATCTTTTCTCGTAA
- a CDS encoding FAD-dependent oxidoreductase, whose protein sequence is MARSRLFQKIKKLIVEASDPREPSIPSRRDFVHRGLIAASAANLAPQKLFHRATTERVLILGAGAAGLAAAYTLKRKNIPFSLIEATGRPGGRIQTQYNFNHDQQFCELGGELIDASHKTTFALCAELGLKIEHLAAANVGYASTLYHFKGQTYTDQELFKGIRNFVKDLSKTADKVWGDSELPLIYKNKDKLPKFAQVCDKMPLSEFLEKHSPNTEAWIKNLITVAYTGEFGLDTDLQSSLNLINLMDTNIKNGFQMFGPSDEGYRIQGGSESIVRALFSKIEDHFLSDDSILLNTHLRKLTYDGSHFHCYSQSENGTTKSQKFSRVICTIPFSVLRQIDGVMSLPLSPVKKKAIEQLGYGTNTKVMMGFQSRFWRAENSLAEKSTGSLYTENPIQTLWETSRLQPGQSGILTNFIGGRAGYDLVDLSYAQQMGYVEKNIEILKQVYGPSADCFDGALAVKNWGRTPTAQGSYSCPLVGHYFTIQGSAAEVELKGRLQFAGEHTEDDNQSYIEGAFASGIRAARRIK, encoded by the coding sequence ATGGCACGAAGCCGTTTATTTCAAAAAATTAAAAAACTGATCGTCGAAGCCTCGGATCCACGAGAGCCATCAATTCCGTCGCGACGTGATTTTGTCCATCGCGGCCTTATCGCCGCTTCCGCCGCGAATCTTGCTCCTCAAAAATTATTTCATCGAGCGACAACCGAGCGAGTTCTCATTCTGGGTGCGGGTGCAGCGGGTTTGGCGGCAGCTTACACTCTTAAAAGAAAAAACATCCCTTTTAGCTTGATCGAAGCCACCGGTCGACCGGGTGGTCGTATTCAAACGCAATACAATTTTAATCACGATCAGCAGTTTTGTGAGCTGGGTGGAGAACTTATTGATGCCTCTCACAAAACAACTTTCGCCTTGTGTGCCGAGCTCGGTCTCAAGATTGAACATTTAGCGGCGGCGAACGTCGGCTACGCATCAACGCTTTATCACTTCAAAGGGCAAACTTATACCGACCAAGAACTCTTCAAAGGCATTCGCAACTTCGTTAAAGATCTATCGAAAACTGCGGATAAAGTATGGGGCGATAGCGAATTACCGCTCATTTACAAAAACAAAGATAAGCTCCCTAAGTTCGCGCAGGTCTGTGACAAAATGCCTTTGAGCGAATTTTTAGAGAAACACTCTCCTAACACCGAAGCGTGGATTAAGAATCTCATTACGGTCGCATATACCGGTGAATTTGGATTAGACACAGACCTTCAATCCTCTTTAAATTTAATTAACTTGATGGACACGAACATTAAAAATGGTTTCCAAATGTTTGGTCCGAGCGACGAAGGCTATCGAATCCAAGGCGGAAGTGAATCTATTGTCCGCGCTCTTTTTTCCAAGATTGAAGACCATTTCCTCTCAGACGATTCGATCTTACTCAATACCCACTTGCGAAAACTGACTTACGATGGGAGTCACTTCCATTGCTATTCTCAAAGTGAAAATGGAACGACCAAATCCCAAAAGTTTTCTCGAGTCATCTGCACAATTCCGTTCTCGGTATTGCGGCAGATCGATGGGGTAATGTCTCTCCCTCTCTCACCGGTCAAAAAGAAAGCCATCGAACAACTGGGTTATGGGACGAATACGAAAGTGATGATGGGTTTTCAAAGTCGATTCTGGCGCGCCGAAAACAGTCTCGCCGAAAAGAGCACGGGCTCGCTGTATACAGAAAATCCTATACAAACTCTTTGGGAGACCAGTCGACTTCAACCCGGTCAAAGCGGAATCTTGACGAATTTCATCGGTGGCCGAGCGGGATATGATTTAGTCGATCTCAGCTACGCTCAGCAAATGGGTTATGTGGAAAAGAACATCGAGATTCTTAAACAAGTTTATGGACCCAGCGCCGACTGCTTCGATGGAGCGCTAGCCGTAAAAAACTGGGGACGAACTCCGACGGCGCAGGGATCTTATTCTTGTCCACTCGTAGGACACTACTTCACGATTCAAGGATCAGCGGCGGAAGTTGAACTTAAAGGTCGATTGCAATTTGCTGGCGAACACACCGAAGACGATAATCAA